The Alteripontixanthobacter sp. genome has a window encoding:
- the queF gene encoding preQ(1) synthase — MSDTPENTPNQGAPEAAPQAAPQFLGKQTGLPASPEEAVLDYVPNPRTGALYLVRFAAPEFTSLCPVTDQPDFAHLVIDYAPGDTIVESKSLKLFLGSFRNHNGFHEDVTVGIGQRLFDEMAPKWLRIGGYWYPRGGIPIDVFWQSGAPPEGLWVPEQGVQGYRGRG, encoded by the coding sequence ATGAGCGACACACCCGAAAACACCCCAAATCAAGGCGCCCCCGAAGCCGCGCCGCAAGCCGCGCCGCAATTCCTTGGAAAGCAGACCGGCCTGCCGGCCTCGCCGGAAGAGGCGGTGCTGGATTACGTCCCCAATCCGCGAACGGGCGCGCTATATCTCGTGCGCTTCGCTGCGCCCGAGTTCACATCTCTATGCCCCGTGACCGACCAGCCCGATTTCGCGCATCTGGTGATCGACTATGCACCCGGCGATACGATCGTGGAGTCCAAATCGCTCAAGCTGTTCCTCGGCAGCTTCCGCAACCACAATGGCTTCCACGAGGATGTGACGGTCGGCATCGGCCAGCGGCTGTTCGACGAAATGGCCCCGAAATGGCTGCGCATCGGCGGTTATTGGTATCCGCGCGGCGGCATCCCCATCGATGTGTTTTGGCAAAGCGGCGCGCCGCCCGAAGGGCTGTGGGTGCCAGAGCAGGGCGTGCAGGGTTACAGAGGGCGCGGTTAA
- a CDS encoding NAD(P)-dependent oxidoreductase, whose amino-acid sequence MTVAVTGATGFVGQAVLEVLAHRGYRVRALARKVPVQRGEVDWIGGDLSDVGALRRLTENTQAVIHIAGLTTSRNLEAFEAANVTGTHKLLEAAAKARVPRFVFTSSLAAREPRLSAYGASKAQAETLVQASPLDWTIVRPPAIFGPRDKDMLDLFRGAEWGVVPMPPTGAASLLYVYDLAELLVALIPSSETVKGKIFEPDDGRPGGWGHRELAQAIGWAVGREPWVPHLSRQWLKRLAKLDGMLRGDKAKLTLDRVCYMTHPDWVSDKGAAVPAELWRPRMNTRDGLKATANWYRKERWL is encoded by the coding sequence GTGACCGTCGCGGTAACCGGCGCGACCGGCTTCGTCGGCCAGGCCGTGCTGGAGGTGCTGGCGCATCGCGGCTACCGCGTGCGCGCGCTGGCCCGCAAAGTGCCGGTCCAGCGCGGCGAAGTGGACTGGATCGGCGGCGATCTGTCCGATGTCGGCGCGCTGCGGAGGCTGACCGAAAACACGCAGGCGGTCATCCACATTGCCGGGCTGACCACCAGCCGCAATCTCGAAGCATTCGAGGCAGCAAACGTCACCGGAACACACAAATTGCTGGAAGCAGCGGCCAAGGCCCGTGTGCCGCGCTTTGTCTTCACCTCGTCGCTTGCCGCGCGCGAGCCGCGCCTGTCCGCCTATGGCGCCTCCAAGGCCCAGGCGGAAACGCTGGTCCAGGCAAGTCCGCTCGATTGGACCATCGTGCGGCCACCGGCAATCTTCGGTCCGCGTGACAAGGATATGCTCGACCTGTTTCGCGGCGCGGAATGGGGCGTGGTACCAATGCCGCCCACCGGCGCTGCATCCCTGCTCTATGTCTACGATCTGGCAGAGCTCCTGGTGGCGCTCATCCCGTCGTCCGAGACGGTGAAGGGCAAGATATTCGAGCCCGACGATGGACGGCCTGGCGGCTGGGGCCACCGCGAACTGGCGCAGGCGATCGGTTGGGCCGTGGGGCGCGAACCCTGGGTCCCGCACCTCTCGCGCCAGTGGCTGAAACGACTGGCAAAGCTGGATGGCATGCTGAGGGGGGACAAGGCCAAGCTGACGCTCGACCGGGTGTGCTACATGACCCATCCCGACTGGGTGTCCGACAAGGGGGCCGCCGTACCCGCCGAACTCTGGCGCCCACGCATGAATACGCGCGACGGGCTGAAGGCCACCGCCAACTGGTACCGCAAGGAGCGGTGGCTTTAA
- a CDS encoding DUF2849 domain-containing protein, whose translation MILLTGNDLKSGAVTWWTGEGWSLHIEDAADAGDQAETIMAREEAARRVNVPYAIEGELVDGVPRPAHIKDRVRALGPTVRPDLTLKPDDASAIREIT comes from the coding sequence ATGATCCTGCTCACCGGCAACGATTTGAAATCAGGCGCGGTCACGTGGTGGACCGGCGAGGGCTGGTCGCTCCATATCGAAGACGCCGCCGATGCCGGCGATCAGGCCGAAACCATCATGGCGCGCGAGGAAGCCGCGCGGCGAGTGAACGTGCCCTATGCCATCGAAGGCGAGCTGGTCGACGGCGTCCCCCGCCCCGCCCATATCAAGGACCGGGTGCGCGCGCTTGGCCCTACCGTGCGCCCCGACCTCACCCTCAAGCCCGATGACGCTTCCGCCATCCGCGAGATTACCTGA
- a CDS encoding DUF934 domain-containing protein: MTDQTPPAEGRGPSDETVLRLRDDEPVADPAVTVDVFGDQSNAVAVRIEPGDDARELIPHLGRLALVEVNFPAFGDGRGYSSARILREAGFAGEIRAVGDVLVDQLAYMRRCGFDAFAPDAALDSDKAREALDRWPHVYQPTTDGRTPIWDLRHQEGAHG; the protein is encoded by the coding sequence ATGACTGATCAGACACCCCCGGCGGAGGGACGTGGCCCTTCGGACGAGACGGTTTTGCGCCTGCGCGATGATGAACCGGTGGCCGATCCGGCGGTCACTGTCGATGTGTTCGGCGATCAGTCGAATGCGGTCGCAGTGCGGATCGAACCGGGCGACGATGCGCGCGAACTGATCCCGCATCTCGGCCGGCTGGCGCTGGTTGAAGTGAATTTCCCCGCATTCGGCGATGGGCGCGGTTATTCCTCCGCCCGGATCCTGCGCGAAGCAGGATTTGCAGGCGAAATCCGCGCAGTGGGCGATGTGCTGGTGGACCAGCTCGCTTATATGCGCCGCTGCGGTTTCGATGCGTTCGCGCCCGACGCTGCGCTCGATAGCGACAAGGCGCGCGAAGCCCTCGACCGCTGGCCGCATGTCTATCAGCCGACCACCGATGGCCGCACGCCGATCTGGGATTTGCGCCATCAAGAGGGGGCCCATGGCTGA
- the cobA gene encoding uroporphyrinogen-III C-methyltransferase, with protein MENCGTIYLVGAGPGDPDLLTMRAARLIRNARLIVHDGLVDRSILELARPDAQLVSVAKQRSKHTLPQEDINALLVREAQAGHDVVRLKGGDPFIFGRGGEELELARACGVPVEVVPGISAANGAAAAAQIALTHRDAASIVSFVAGQCKGLSDQDWAGLAGKGRTLVIYMGVKTAPQIAEKLMADGLAPDMPVAVIENGARPEMRVLRGPLAALPELVEREQVVSPALIVIGEVTAREDVAVAQLAQEHAAETAR; from the coding sequence ATGGAAAACTGCGGAACCATCTACCTCGTCGGCGCAGGTCCGGGCGACCCGGACTTGCTGACCATGCGCGCCGCGCGGCTGATCAGGAACGCCCGGCTGATCGTGCATGACGGGTTGGTCGATCGCTCGATATTGGAACTCGCCCGGCCCGATGCGCAGCTGGTTTCGGTGGCGAAGCAGCGCAGCAAGCACACTCTGCCGCAAGAGGATATCAACGCCCTGCTGGTGCGCGAGGCGCAGGCCGGGCACGACGTAGTGCGGCTGAAAGGCGGCGATCCGTTCATTTTCGGGCGCGGCGGCGAGGAACTGGAGCTGGCGCGCGCCTGCGGTGTGCCGGTCGAAGTCGTACCTGGCATCAGCGCGGCGAATGGCGCGGCTGCGGCGGCACAGATTGCGCTGACTCACCGCGATGCGGCCAGCATCGTCAGCTTCGTGGCGGGCCAGTGCAAGGGATTGTCCGATCAGGATTGGGCAGGCCTCGCCGGGAAAGGCCGCACGCTGGTGATCTATATGGGCGTGAAAACCGCGCCCCAAATTGCCGAGAAACTGATGGCCGATGGCCTTGCCCCCGACATGCCCGTCGCGGTGATCGAGAACGGTGCGCGCCCCGAGATGCGGGTGCTGCGCGGCCCGCTGGCGGCTCTGCCCGAACTGGTCGAGCGCGAGCAGGTGGTCAGCCCGGCGCTGATCGTGATCGGCGAGGTCACGGCGCGTGAAGACGTAGCTGTGGCTCAGCTGGCCCAGGAACACGCAGCGGAGACAGCGCGATGA
- a CDS encoding phosphoadenylyl-sulfate reductase → MAEADPIRTIDRIDTGPRFSDADAIKLNRMFRTADAGEVLHAVLKDGIAGDVAMVSSFGAESAVLLHLVAQADPDIPVLFLETGKHFPETLGYRDTLVEHLGLTNLQILYPDLGELEAKDETGLRWSYDPDGCCEIRKVRPLAKALTDFDASLTGRKAFQSSTRSELPRFEVDKSDRQGRLKINPLIDWQGEALQAYLHEHELPRHPLVEQGYPSIGCSPCTHEVAPGEDPRSGRWKGWDKTECGIHKPGEEPAF, encoded by the coding sequence ATGGCTGAAGCCGATCCCATCAGAACCATCGACCGGATCGACACCGGCCCGCGCTTCAGCGATGCCGACGCGATCAAGCTCAACCGCATGTTCCGCACCGCCGATGCGGGCGAGGTATTGCATGCCGTGTTGAAAGACGGGATTGCGGGCGATGTGGCGATGGTCAGCAGCTTCGGCGCGGAAAGCGCGGTGCTGCTGCATCTGGTGGCGCAGGCCGATCCGGATATACCCGTGCTGTTCCTGGAAACGGGCAAGCATTTTCCCGAAACGCTCGGCTACCGCGACACGCTGGTCGAGCATCTGGGCCTGACCAATTTGCAGATACTCTACCCCGATCTCGGCGAGCTGGAAGCCAAGGACGAAACCGGCCTGCGCTGGTCTTACGATCCCGATGGCTGCTGCGAAATTCGCAAGGTTCGCCCGCTGGCAAAGGCGTTGACCGATTTCGACGCATCGTTGACCGGGCGCAAGGCATTCCAATCCTCCACCCGGTCAGAGCTGCCGCGTTTCGAAGTCGACAAATCGGACAGGCAGGGCCGCCTGAAAATCAATCCGCTGATCGATTGGCAAGGCGAAGCGCTGCAAGCCTATCTGCATGAACACGAGCTGCCGCGCCATCCGCTGGTCGAACAAGGCTATCCCTCGATCGGTTGCTCCCCCTGCACCCACGAAGTCGCCCCCGGCGAAGACCCGCGATCGGGCCGCTGGAAAGGCTGGGACAAGACCGAATGCGGCATCCACAAACCGGGTGAAGAACCAGCATTCTGA
- a CDS encoding mechanosensitive ion channel domain-containing protein, protein MSSTTASGSADIAIGEGEPVEQAWSAAAGEAEPLGAAEGAKEAIASQSQTLGDVIETLDSFALQLGTFDVSVWDVLIVILVILGVIMLAYFISKAAHGILKRVTTLDDGQRLLAEKVVSLAVWALAFLIGIDLLGIDLTALAVFSGAFGLAIGFGLQKTFGNLIAGIILLMDKSIKPGDVIAIADQAGQTTFGEIQKIGIRAVSITTRDQREYLIPNENLMVNQVENWSYSSKNVRIQVPVGVSYNCDLKLAEKLMLEAAKASERVLKTPPPTAWLDEYGDSSVNFVIHCWIRDPESGIGNVKSQVLKKLWDLFQEHDVEIPFPQRDLNLRGNEQFNQLVAAISQRVAEKDPAEQEGGKTGGSSASE, encoded by the coding sequence ATGAGTTCCACCACAGCATCCGGTTCTGCCGATATCGCCATTGGCGAAGGCGAGCCCGTGGAACAGGCCTGGTCTGCCGCCGCCGGCGAAGCGGAGCCGCTGGGCGCTGCGGAAGGCGCGAAGGAAGCCATCGCCTCGCAATCGCAGACCTTGGGAGATGTGATCGAAACGCTGGACAGTTTTGCGCTGCAACTGGGCACTTTCGATGTCAGCGTATGGGATGTGCTGATCGTGATCCTGGTGATCCTGGGCGTGATCATGCTCGCCTATTTCATCAGCAAGGCTGCGCATGGCATCCTCAAGCGAGTGACCACGCTGGACGATGGGCAGCGTTTGCTGGCCGAAAAGGTCGTTTCGCTGGCGGTCTGGGCGCTTGCCTTCCTGATCGGTATCGACCTGCTGGGCATCGATCTGACGGCGTTGGCGGTGTTCTCCGGCGCGTTCGGCCTCGCCATCGGTTTCGGCTTGCAGAAGACGTTCGGCAATCTGATCGCGGGGATTATCCTGCTGATGGACAAGTCGATCAAGCCGGGCGATGTGATCGCCATCGCCGACCAGGCCGGACAGACCACTTTCGGCGAGATCCAGAAAATTGGCATCCGCGCCGTTTCAATCACCACGCGGGACCAGCGCGAATATCTGATTCCCAACGAGAACCTGATGGTCAACCAGGTCGAGAACTGGAGCTATTCCAGCAAGAATGTGCGCATCCAGGTACCGGTGGGCGTGTCCTATAATTGCGACCTGAAACTGGCCGAAAAGCTGATGCTGGAAGCGGCCAAGGCCAGCGAGCGAGTGCTGAAAACACCCCCGCCCACCGCCTGGCTGGACGAATATGGCGACAGTTCGGTGAATTTCGTGATCCACTGCTGGATCAGGGATCCGGAAAGCGGCATCGGCAATGTGAAAAGCCAGGTGCTGAAGAAATTGTGGGACCTGTTCCAGGAACACGATGTCGAAATTCCCTTCCCCCAGCGCGACCTCAATCTGCGCGGGAACGAGCAGTTCAACCAGCTGGTCGCGGCCATTTCGCAGCGAGTCGCGGAGAAAGATCCGGCCGAGCAAGAGGGCGGCAAAACGGGCGGAAGCAGCGCGAGCGAGTAG
- a CDS encoding sulfurtransferase, translating into MATHMDSLVAAAWLAQQLGADDLVVLDASQHLPSAKRDARAEFTAAHIPGARFLDLATLIDPASDIANAVPNAAQFASRMSALSIRPDQRIMLYDDSKLRSAARAWLIFRMMGVVQCAILDGGLEAWRSENRPLEAGRQPCEPSDYPAPQASVTRLRTKAQVLANCQSREEQLVDARDAARFTGDTADAVHGLPGGHIPGARHLFFRDVLDDARRFRPVDELTELFRRAGVDLDRPIVTSCGSGMSASVLLFALHLIGKQDTALYDGSWSEWGSDPAMPRKTGEAA; encoded by the coding sequence ATGGCCACGCATATGGATAGCCTCGTCGCCGCAGCCTGGCTCGCGCAGCAGCTGGGCGCAGACGATCTGGTGGTGCTCGACGCATCGCAGCATCTGCCCAGTGCGAAGCGCGACGCGCGCGCCGAATTCACCGCAGCACACATCCCCGGCGCACGGTTCCTCGATCTGGCGACCTTGATCGATCCGGCTTCGGACATCGCCAACGCGGTCCCCAATGCCGCGCAATTCGCCTCTCGGATGAGCGCGCTTAGCATCCGGCCTGATCAGCGGATCATGCTGTATGACGATAGCAAGCTGCGCAGCGCGGCGCGAGCGTGGCTCATATTTCGGATGATGGGCGTAGTGCAATGCGCGATCCTCGATGGCGGGCTGGAAGCCTGGCGCAGCGAAAATCGCCCGCTCGAGGCTGGCCGCCAACCGTGCGAGCCGAGCGATTACCCGGCTCCTCAAGCCTCCGTCACGCGGCTGCGCACGAAGGCGCAGGTGCTCGCTAATTGCCAATCGCGCGAGGAACAGCTGGTCGATGCCCGCGATGCTGCGCGTTTTACCGGCGATACGGCAGACGCGGTCCACGGATTGCCCGGCGGCCATATCCCCGGCGCGCGGCATCTGTTCTTTCGCGACGTGCTGGACGATGCCAGACGGTTTCGACCGGTTGACGAGCTTACCGAGCTGTTCCGCCGGGCGGGGGTCGATCTGGACCGCCCGATCGTCACCAGCTGCGGCAGCGGTATGAGCGCATCGGTCCTGTTGTTCGCATTGCACCTGATCGGCAAGCAGGACACAGCGCTTTACGATGGCAGCTGGAGCGAATGGGGCAGCGACCCCGCAATGCCGCGAAAAACGGGCGAGGCAGCATGA
- the metC gene encoding cystathionine beta-lyase — MSQASDSDAKPATRLVTAGRRKQWTGPVVNPPIWRGSTHLYEDSAALAQGSANREDGDFFYGRRGAPTQWALAEALTELEPGAHGTVLYPSGVAAIAGALMAVLRPGDVLLLSDSVYDPSRAMANGLLRQFGVDARYFDPLDLDGFSAQFCERTRAVLLESPGSLTLDVHDIPALAAITRQHGAISLIDNTWASALGFAALQHGCDIAIQSLTKHVGGHSDLMMGAATAGEKYYRKLRRTAQALGQVVSPDDAALAARGLRTMGVRLERETASALEIAAWLSQREEIAHVLCPMLPGAPGHDLWSRDFTGGCGLFSFILRGRDEAARARLVDALQLFGIGYSWGGYESLALPFDPAPKRSATPWPPKHWREQDCLGIRLSIGLEDPADLIADLERGLAAMEKQ; from the coding sequence ATGAGCCAAGCGAGCGACAGCGACGCAAAACCGGCGACCCGGCTGGTCACCGCAGGGCGGCGCAAGCAATGGACCGGGCCGGTGGTCAATCCGCCCATCTGGCGCGGCTCGACCCATCTTTACGAGGATAGCGCCGCGCTCGCGCAGGGCTCTGCCAACCGCGAAGATGGCGATTTCTTCTATGGCAGGCGCGGCGCGCCGACGCAGTGGGCCTTGGCCGAGGCGCTGACCGAGTTGGAGCCGGGAGCGCATGGAACGGTGCTTTATCCCAGCGGCGTGGCGGCCATTGCGGGCGCGTTGATGGCGGTGCTGCGCCCGGGCGATGTGCTGCTGCTGAGCGACAGCGTATACGATCCGAGCCGCGCCATGGCCAATGGGCTGCTCAGGCAATTCGGCGTTGATGCGCGCTATTTCGATCCGCTCGACCTGGACGGTTTTTCCGCGCAATTCTGCGAGCGGACCAGGGCGGTTCTGCTGGAAAGCCCCGGCAGCCTGACGCTGGACGTACACGATATCCCCGCGCTGGCCGCGATCACGCGCCAGCATGGGGCGATCAGCCTGATCGACAACACCTGGGCCAGCGCGCTGGGCTTTGCGGCGCTGCAACATGGCTGCGATATCGCTATCCAGAGCCTCACCAAACATGTCGGCGGACATTCCGACCTGATGATGGGCGCGGCCACCGCGGGTGAGAAATATTATCGCAAGCTGCGCCGCACCGCGCAGGCGCTGGGCCAGGTCGTCTCGCCCGACGATGCCGCGCTCGCCGCGCGCGGCCTGCGTACCATGGGCGTGCGGCTGGAGCGAGAAACCGCCAGCGCGTTGGAAATCGCGGCATGGCTGTCGCAGCGCGAAGAGATCGCCCACGTGCTGTGTCCGATGCTGCCCGGCGCGCCCGGCCACGATCTGTGGAGCCGCGATTTTACCGGCGGCTGCGGATTGTTCAGCTTTATCCTGCGCGGACGGGACGAGGCAGCGCGGGCGCGGCTGGTCGACGCTCTGCAACTGTTCGGCATCGGTTACAGCTGGGGTGGATATGAAAGCCTTGCCCTGCCCTTCGACCCCGCGCCAAAGCGCAGCGCGACCCCCTGGCCGCCTAAACACTGGCGCGAGCAGGACTGCTTGGGTATTCGCCTGTCCATCGGCCTGGAAGACCCGGCCGATCTGATCGCCGACCTCGAACGGGGCCTTGCCGCCATGGAGAAACAATGA
- the proB gene encoding glutamate 5-kinase, translating to MKITELRQLTDAASCPLLVIKVGSALLVGPNGRARREWLGALAGEIAELRKRDQRIIVVSSGAIALGAALLGLEKGGRASLADAQASAAVGQIALAGLWSDKLAGRGTTAAQMLVTLDDLEDRRRYLNAAATLNRLLDAGAVPIVNENDSVATQEIRFGDNDRLAARVAQAAGAQGVLLLSDVDGLYDRDPADPEAVLQPRIEDIDKRVHAMAQGGPGRSGMGSGGMESKIQAAEIATRAGIALGIVNGTHSGPIGRAMNAATEGGRGTIFLPGKSSNVHSETARKAWLGGKLTLAGSVRIDRGCADALKGGASLLAAGIVAVEGDFQRGDAIAINGPEGTSLAHGLAEYDAKKIRKIRGKKTEDHAEILGHAPRAAVVHRDHMVLL from the coding sequence ATGAAGATCACCGAATTACGCCAATTGACCGATGCGGCCAGCTGCCCGCTGCTGGTGATCAAGGTGGGGTCCGCCCTGCTGGTCGGCCCGAATGGCCGGGCCCGGCGCGAATGGCTGGGCGCTCTGGCGGGCGAGATCGCCGAGCTTCGGAAGCGCGATCAGCGGATCATCGTCGTGAGTTCCGGCGCTATCGCATTGGGCGCGGCGTTGCTGGGGCTGGAAAAGGGCGGCCGCGCCAGTCTTGCAGATGCGCAGGCCAGCGCGGCGGTCGGGCAGATTGCTCTTGCCGGTTTGTGGTCCGACAAATTGGCCGGGCGCGGCACTACGGCGGCACAAATGTTGGTCACGCTCGACGACCTGGAGGATCGCCGCCGCTATCTGAACGCGGCCGCCACCCTCAACCGGCTGTTGGATGCCGGCGCGGTTCCGATCGTGAACGAGAACGACAGCGTGGCCACACAGGAAATCCGCTTTGGCGATAATGACCGACTGGCCGCCCGCGTTGCGCAGGCCGCCGGGGCGCAGGGCGTGCTGCTGCTTTCCGATGTGGATGGGCTGTATGACCGCGATCCGGCAGACCCGGAGGCGGTCCTGCAACCTAGGATCGAGGATATCGACAAGCGGGTGCATGCCATGGCACAAGGCGGGCCGGGTCGTTCGGGCATGGGGTCGGGCGGTATGGAATCCAAGATTCAGGCAGCAGAGATCGCCACACGGGCCGGCATTGCGCTGGGCATCGTCAATGGCACGCATAGCGGACCGATCGGGCGCGCGATGAACGCCGCGACGGAGGGCGGGCGCGGCACGATCTTCCTGCCGGGCAAGAGCAGCAATGTTCACTCCGAAACCGCGCGCAAGGCATGGCTGGGCGGCAAGCTGACATTGGCCGGCAGCGTGCGTATCGACCGGGGCTGCGCCGATGCCCTGAAGGGCGGGGCGAGCCTGCTCGCCGCAGGAATCGTGGCGGTAGAGGGGGATTTCCAGCGCGGCGATGCGATCGCGATCAACGGGCCGGAAGGCACATCACTGGCGCACGGGCTGGCCGAGTATGACGCGAAGAAAATTCGCAAGATCCGCGGCAAGAAGACCGAGGATCATGCCGAGATACTGGGCCATGCACCGCGCGCGGCGGTGGTCCACCGCGATCATATGGTGCTGCTGTGA
- a CDS encoding nitrite/sulfite reductase translates to MYLYDKYDQQMVDTRVEEFRDQCARRLSGELSEDQFKPLRLMNGLYLQLHAYMLRVAIPYGTLNGRQMRALADIADKYDRGYGHFTTRQNIQYNWIKLEDAGDILADLAKVEMHAIQTSGNCIRNISSDHFAGAARDEVADPRPYAELLRQWSSFHPEFSYLPRKFKICVIASDTDRAAMKLHDIGIQIVEKDGELGAAFYVGGGMGRTPMIAPCINEFVPLGQLVTYSEACLRVYNRHGRRDNKYKARIKILVHELGAEEYTRQVEEEFAHLLGQGVEPPLAELERIRPFFADPDFAQADAEIDRSDPDFALWVDRNTHPHKNPAYVSAVISLKPVGGIPGDATADQMRLMAELAEQYSFDELRVMHTQNIVLPHVAKSDLHALWTALEEAGLGTPNLDQIGDIIACPGLDYCSLANARSIPLAQKISERFAASGKGDTLGELKLKISGCINACGHHHAGHIGILGVDKKGVENYQLSLGGSEAEDTALGKITGRGFDEAGVIDAVETVTDVYLSQKQDGERFLDTYNRIGMAPFKEALYD, encoded by the coding sequence ATGTATCTATACGATAAATACGACCAGCAGATGGTCGATACCCGCGTCGAGGAATTCCGCGACCAATGCGCCCGTCGCCTTTCGGGGGAGTTGTCGGAAGACCAGTTCAAGCCGCTGCGGCTAATGAACGGTCTCTACCTCCAGCTGCATGCCTATATGCTGCGCGTCGCCATTCCCTATGGCACGTTGAATGGCCGGCAGATGCGTGCGCTGGCCGATATCGCGGACAAGTACGACCGCGGCTACGGCCATTTTACCACGCGCCAGAACATCCAGTATAACTGGATCAAGCTGGAGGATGCCGGCGACATTCTGGCCGATCTCGCCAAGGTCGAGATGCACGCCATCCAGACCAGCGGCAATTGCATCCGCAACATCTCGAGCGACCATTTCGCAGGCGCAGCGCGGGACGAAGTGGCCGACCCCCGCCCATACGCCGAATTGCTGCGTCAGTGGAGCAGCTTCCACCCCGAATTCAGTTACTTGCCGCGCAAGTTCAAGATCTGCGTGATCGCCTCCGACACCGACCGCGCGGCGATGAAACTGCACGATATCGGCATCCAGATCGTTGAGAAGGATGGTGAGTTGGGCGCTGCATTCTATGTCGGCGGGGGCATGGGCCGCACCCCGATGATCGCGCCTTGCATCAACGAGTTTGTCCCGCTGGGTCAGCTGGTGACATATTCCGAAGCCTGCCTGCGTGTTTACAACCGCCATGGTCGCCGCGACAACAAGTACAAGGCGCGGATCAAGATCCTCGTCCACGAGCTCGGCGCGGAAGAATATACCCGCCAGGTCGAAGAGGAATTCGCGCATCTGTTGGGACAGGGGGTGGAGCCGCCTTTGGCCGAGCTGGAGCGCATTCGCCCCTTCTTCGCCGATCCCGATTTCGCGCAGGCCGATGCCGAAATCGACCGCAGCGATCCCGATTTCGCGCTGTGGGTGGATCGCAACACCCACCCGCACAAGAACCCGGCCTACGTCTCTGCCGTCATCAGCCTGAAGCCCGTCGGAGGGATTCCGGGGGATGCCACGGCGGATCAGATGCGGCTGATGGCGGAGCTGGCCGAACAATACAGCTTCGACGAGCTGCGCGTGATGCACACGCAGAATATCGTCCTGCCGCATGTCGCCAAATCCGATCTGCACGCGCTGTGGACTGCGCTGGAAGAGGCCGGGCTGGGCACGCCCAATCTCGACCAGATCGGCGACATCATCGCCTGCCCGGGCCTCGATTATTGCAGCTTGGCCAATGCGCGTTCCATTCCCCTGGCGCAAAAGATTTCAGAACGTTTCGCCGCCAGCGGCAAAGGCGATACTCTGGGCGAGCTGAAGCTGAAAATCAGCGGCTGCATCAATGCCTGCGGGCATCACCATGCGGGCCATATCGGCATACTCGGCGTCGATAAGAAAGGCGTCGAGAACTACCAGCTCTCGCTTGGCGGGAGCGAGGCGGAGGATACCGCGCTCGGCAAGATCACCGGCCGCGGCTTCGACGAGGCGGGCGTGATCGACGCGGTGGAAACCGTCACCGATGTTTATCTGTCGCAAAAGCAGGACGGCGAGCGCTTCCTCGATACCTATAACCGCATCGGCATGGCGCCGTTCAAGGAGGCGCTTTATGACTGA